The segment TACGAAAAGGGAGCATGTCCTCTGCCCACAGCTCGTTACCACACTTCGCACCAGGATGCAACGACCAGTGAAGCAGGAACATCTATGGCAACTACTCGGCTACGTCTTCCTAGACTATTCTGATTACTATTCAATCAAGGCTGTGGGGATTGACTTTCCACGCCATCGAGTTACGCGACAGTGGTTCCTCGACGACCTCCTCAGTGAGATGGCCGGATCCCGCCGGTCGCTTGCTGAATGGCGACGGGAATTCCGGAGGGTTGTGCGGAGACTTCAATCGTAGCGAATGGTCAGGAGCGCCTGCCGCGGACCGATAGCGAATCTATCAGTAACCTACCTCGCTGCTGTCGTGGACGACGTGCTCCTCAACATGGCCTCGTTCGATGGGTTCTCATGCAGCGGCCTCTGAGCTAACTAAACTAGTGCGATCGCGCCGCGTCGGGTCGGCCTGGGCCGGGCCGAGCTGCGGCGGCCGGTCCTCGGGATGGGCGGGCCGCGCCGACCAGCGCCGCGCCCAGGAGCGGGGGGACAGCCAGCGAGAGGAAGGCCCACCCCCACCCTGTGCGGTCGAGCAGGAGGCCGAAGAGCGCCGGCCCGAGGATCGTGGCGATGAACCCCAGCGAGGACTGCACCGCCATGGTGGTGCCGAGCGCCCCCACCGGGGCGTGCTCCGCCACCGCGCTGGAGAGCGTCGAAGACTCGGCCGTGACCAGCAGCCCGTAGACGACGGCCACGGGCAGGACGACGCGCGGACCGAGCGGCAGCAACCAGCCGATCACCGCCGAGCAGGCCGCCGAGGCGGAGAGGATCAGGACGACGGTGGCCTGCCGGCCCAGCCGGTCGCCCACCCAGCCGCCCGCGGCGTTGCTGATGGCACCCGCCAGCAGCACCGCGCTGCCTACCGATGTGGCCAGTCGGGAGGCATCGGGCAGCGGAAGGCCCTGCGCTGTCCACAGCGCCGCCAGGTAGACGGGGATCCAGGCGCGCATCCCGAACAGCTCCCAGTTGTGGGCGGCATACGCTCCGATGTAGCGCAGCGCCGCCGCGTTGCGCAGCGCCGCGCGGAAGGGCGGGCGCCGCGGCGAGACCCCCCGCACCGGGTCGCGCACCGCCCCCCAGGCCAGCAGCAGCGCGAGGGCGGGACCCAGGGCGGTGAGGAGGAGCATCCGGCGCACCCCGAGCGGCAGCAGCACGCCG is part of the Armatimonadota bacterium genome and harbors:
- a CDS encoding MFS transporter — encoded protein: MRKLAASTATSRAARPRLHTGIPEESTVHPFSAQSSSPAVQRPAGRAPWGWLALLCAAELGTMVTFASYTAAQPLLQQAWGLNAAQAGAIFAAQQAGYTVAVVALSSLTDVAGVRRVYLASAAWNAVAAALFSLGASGFPSALFLRALVGVGLAGTYMPGMRLVAETFPPHRRATALGLYVACFGAGTGLSLFVSGVLLPLGVRRMLLLTALGPALALLLAWGAVRDPVRGVSPRRPPFRAALRNAAALRYIGAYAAHNWELFGMRAWIPVYLAALWTAQGLPLPDASRLATSVGSAVLLAGAISNAAGGWVGDRLGRQATVVLILSASAACSAVIGWLLPLGPRVVLPVAVVYGLLVTAESSTLSSAVAEHAPVGALGTTMAVQSSLGFIATILGPALFGLLLDRTGWGWAFLSLAVPPLLGAALVGAARPSRGPAAAARPGPGRPDAARSH